The Nitrospira sp. sequence GAGTTTTCTGCGGAGGTCGTCAAACGGGGTGCAGCGGCAGGATTACAATCCGGCTGTGCGGTGCCCCTCCTTGCGCACGGGCGAGCATTGGGTACGCTCAGCGTGGTGAGTCTGAGCGAGAATGCCTTCAGCGAGCAAGATGCGGAGCTACTCGGCAATATCGGGACGCAGGTCGCGATCGCGGTTGAGAACACGTTGAATTTCGAGAGCGCACAGGCTGCAAAACGGCAATTCATGAAAGAACGCGATCGGTTGCGGTTGCTCATCGACGTGGCGAACAATTTGACGTCCAACTTGGAACTTCGCGATCTCCTTCAAGCGACCGTGACCGGTGTCCGCCGAGTCATGCAATGCGATCTCGTGACAGTTCATCTGCCTAATGCGGAACGGACTCAGCTTCAGACGTACGTCATGGATTTTTTCGACAGTCGCTGGACCCTACCGGACAACCAGTGGCAACCCGTGCAGGGGACACTCGAGGGCAAAGTGTTTCAGTCGGGGACACCGATGGTCGCTGCCCGGCTTGACTCAAGTGAGTTTCCGAGGGAGGCGAAAATTCTGCAGGACCTGGGGATCGTCGGCGGCTGTATCGTGCCTCTGCTCCACCGTGGGCAAGTCCTCGGGAATATGGGATTGGGCAGAAAGGAGGAGATCGCCTACACGGCAGAGGAGGTCGATTTCTTGATGCAGTTCGGCACGCAAGTGGCCATCGCGATTGAAAATGCCGTCGCGTATGGCCAGATTGCCGACTTGAAGGATAAGCTTGCACAGGAGAAGCTTTATCTCGAAGATGAGATTCGAAGCGATTTTGAAGAGATCGTCGGCGAGAGCGTTCCAATCAAGCAGGTACTAAAGCAGGTGGGAATTGTGGCGCCCACCGATTCCACGGTCCTGATTCTGGGCGAGACCGGTACAGGAAAGGAATTGCTCGCCCGTGCCATCCATGATCGGAGCAAGCGGCGGGAAGGAACCTTCGTCAAGCTGAACTGCGCGGCAATTCCCACGGGATTGCTCGAAAGTGAGTTATTCGGTCACGAGAAAGGCGCCTTTACCGGAGCAATTGCCACGAAAGTCGGGCGATTCGAACTCGCGGACGGTGGAACCCTATTTCTCGATGAAGTGGGAGACATTCCCCTTGAGCTGCAGTCGAAGCTGCTTCGCGTCCTGCAGGAACAGGAATTCGAGCGGCTCGGCAGCACGAGAACCATCAAAGTCAAGGTCCGGCTGCTTGCAGCCACCAACCGCGATCTTCTGGAGATGGTGGAGCAGAAGCAGTTTCGCAGCGATCTCTATTACCGCCTGAATGTGTTTCCTATCGTGAGTCCTGCGCTTCGTGAGCGAGCCGGAGATATTCCACTCCTCGTCCGCTACTTTACGCAACGGCTCTCACGCCAAATGGAAAAGCGCGTCGAACGGATTCCCTCCGATACGATGGATGCCCTCTGTCGGTATCGTTGGCCAGGCAACGTTCGTGAACTGGAAAATCTCATCGAGCGTGCCGTGATTCTCTCCCAAGGCAACGAGTTGACCGTCCCGCTTGGTGAACTCAAGATTGCAGCACGCGAGAGTCCGTCAGCGGTTGCGACGCTGCATGAGGCGGAACGCGATCATATTCTGCGTGCGCTCCAAAAATCCAATTGGGTTATAGCCGGTCCATCCGGTGCAGCGACCCTGCTCGGCATGAAGCGATCCACTCTCCAATCGAAGATGATCAAGCTCGGAATCTCTCGCCGGCCCTAGTACCGACATTTCGGTAATTACCGATATTTCGGCACTTCGGCTTTCGGCACCGCGACTTCTTCAGTCCATCCAATCTCCTAAATACTCACATATTCAGTCATGCTTTCAATCATTTATGAATGAGTCTGGTACGCGCCGCCTTACTGGAATGCCTCCTGCTATGACCCTCCACCGAAGACAACAGCGACGTCGGCATTCAACATTCGAACTCATAGAAAGGACAGATCATGGTTCCCACACAGATGATGCTCTTCGGTGCGTTGGCGGTACTCACGACAGGTTGTGTCTCCACCATGCATGCGCGCGACGTTCAACAACACGGTCCAGTCTCTGAACATCAGGCGCTGCTTACCGATGTGAAGGATGATCGTGCCGCACTCAAGGGATACCGCAACCCGGTGGCCAACTGGCGCGCATACGACAAGATTCTCATTGAGCCGGTCGTGATCAGTGACGACTTCGTGTCGACACTCAACGCCGAACAACGCGACGATCTCAAGAAATTAACAGAGAGTTTTTACGCCAAACTCCGAGAGAATCTGTCGAAGCAATATCAAATAACCGACACGCCTACCGCCGGCACCATGCGATATCGTGTGTCGATTACGCACGCCGAGCAATCTTGGATGACGCTGGCCGTTCTCACCAAAGCCGTCTGGCAACTCCAAGCAGCGAATACCTTGTGGGCGGTGACACGGGGGAAACCTGCATTCGCAGGAGAAGTCACGGCCGAGTTCACAATCACCGACGCCGTCACGGGAGAATTACTCGAAGTGGGAGTGGACCGGCGAGTCGGCGGGCAAAACCTGCTCGATAGAGAAGTGTTCAATTCATGGGGCGATGTAAAAAACAGCCTAAATTATTGGGCTGACTCCTCCGCCTATCGGCTCTGCGGCACCCGTGGTGACGCGAACTGTGCGGAGCCAAAGGCCGGCTGGATGGACATCCTTCATTTCTGAAACCAAACAACCCAACGCGATCGATGATCGCGATCAAGGAGATCACAATGGAACTGAAAATGCCGAATCATGAACAAGCGTACTGGGGTTTGCGCGCCATGAAAACGATTGCCATGGCGGACGGAGTGCTGAATGAATCCGAGCGACACATGCTGTCATCAGTCCAGCAGGTCATCGGCACGACCTATGACATCGAGGGATTGACTCCCATTACACCCCGGGAACTGGCCCAGGCGCTTCCCGATCCCCAACTGAGAAAGCAACTGGTGCAGGGATTGATCGTGGTGTCCCTGATCGATGGAAAGCCGGATGAGGCGGAGGTCAATCTGGTCGAGCAATTTGCGCAGGAACTGGAGGTCAGCGCTCTCGAGATCAAAAACCTTCGGCATGTCCTGAACCGAGAGATTGTTCAATTGCGCCTCGATCTGGTGCGCCGGTTCTGGTTGCGGCCAAAGATCAATGAGCTCTGGAACAAGGAGGGGATCAAGGGCCTCTACAAGTTCGTCCGCGGGATGATGGGAACGTATGAGAACAAGGAACTGGCTGCCCGATACCAGGCGCTGGAACACTATCCCACCGGTTCCCTGGGACGTCTGTACTATGAGTATTGCCGGACGAACGGTTTCCCCTTACCAGGGGAAAAGGGCGGCTCACCTGAACAGATCCTCTTTCATGACTGCGCCCATATCTTGTCCGGTTATGGAACGGCTCCGGAAGAAGAAGTCCAGGTCGCCTGCTTCAGCGCGGGTTTTCAACGGCGGGAGCCCTGGCTATTCGTCTTCTTTGTCTTGCTGCAATTTCATGTCGGCATCCGCATGACGCCCATCACCACGGCACGAACAGGAATGTTCGATCCGCTGAAGGCTATGATCGCCATCCGCCGGGGGGCAGCGATGAATATCGACCTCAATAACGGCTGGGATTACTGGCCCGTGATGGGTGAACAGGTCGAAGAGCTTCGCCGACGATATAACATTCTGCCGATTGAAGCGTTCATGCCGGCCAAGCAACAGATGGTCGGGAGCGCGGCGTAGTCGATAGGGCGTGATGCAGGGCCGGCTGCTTTCGCGCAAACAAGTCAGGGAACACAAGCTAGAGGAGACTGATCTGTATGCTGAAGGTTACGGCACAGACAACTGATGGAACGACAGCCTTGCATCTCGAAGGAAAACTGACGAACCCATGGACGGATGAATTGAACCGGTACTGGCGAGACGTCCCGGGATCACAGAGGAAACAGGTTCTTGTTGATCTCACGGGAGTGACCTTCATCGATTCCGACGGGAAAGCGCTTCTGACTGAGATGTGGGAACAAGGGGCGACGTTTCGCTCAGCGGGATGCCTCAACACTTCGATCGTGGAAGAGATTACAGGACGGGCCGATTCGTCAGGCCCGGCTGCAACCAAATAGTGAAACCGACAAGACGACTGATGGAGTAGGAGCTGTGATGACGCCCTCACATATTCGACAACTGACGTTCGGTGTTTTGATTGGTACGGGGCTGGCGGGCTTCGTCGGCTGCAAAGAGGCGGTGGAACCCGTCGCCCCGCCGCCGCTTGAAGTCCAGGTACAGAAGGTCGAACAGGAGGATGTTCCGATCTTTTTCGAATGGATCGGGACAACAGATGGACTCGTGAACGCAAAAATCCGGGCACAGGTCACCGGATACCTTCTCAAGCAGCATTACCGGGAGGGCGCCACGGTTAAGAAGGGCGATCTCCTCTTCGAGATCGATCCGCGCAAGTTTCAGGCTGCGCTCAAGCAGGCGGCTGGTGAACTCGATCGGGCACAGGCACAGCGCATCAAGGCCGAATATGATGTGGTTCGCAACGAGCCGCTGGCCCAGGAAGGCGCCATCAGCCAGAAGGAGTTTCAAGACTCCGTCCAGACGAGCCGGGCCGCAATCGCTTCGGTAGAGTCCGCCGCAGCCTCGCTGGATCAGGCGAAACTCAATCTCGAATGGACGAAAGTCGTCGCGCCCATCGATGGTGTCGTCGGAGTGGCCAAGGCGCAGATCGGCGACTTGGTGAATTCCAGCGACGAGCTGACGTCCATGTCCCAACTCGATCCGATCCGGGTGTATTTCCCCGTCAGCGAGCAGGAATATCTCAGATTTTCTTCGCTCGTGCAGGAACGATATCGTGCAAAAGAGGATCCGAGGCAAATACGGGACGACGGCCGCATTGAAATGGTCCTGAGCAACGGGGAGGTCTACCCGCACAAAGGATGGTTTTTCCTCGCGGACCGTCAAGTCGATGCCAAGACCGGCACTATCCGCATAGCGGCTCTCTTCCCGAACAGCGAAAACGTATTGCGGCCCGGCCTGTACGCCAAGGTTCGTACCGCACTCGCGGTGCGCAAAGGCGCCCTTCTGGTCTCTCAACGCGCAGTCAGCGAAACACAGGGGCGCTACCAGGTCGCGGTCGTCACGCCGGAGAACAACGTTGAGATTCGCTCAGTCACTGTCGGTGAACGCGTGGGGTCACAGTGGATCATCGCACAGGGACTTGCACCGGGCGAGCAGGTGATCGTCGACGGGCTACAGAAACTGAAGCCCGGAGTACCTGTCCACCCTGTCCCATTTTCCGACAGCTCATCCGTTGCTAATCTACAGTCCCTCCCGAGGAGCAAATGATGGCCAGATTTTTTATCAATCGTCCGATCGTCGCCATGGTCATCTCAATTCTGATGACACTCATCGGCGTTGTCGCCATGGTCCAGCTTCCCATCGCCCAGTTCCCGAACATCGCGCCGCCTGAAATCCAGCTGCAGGCGACCTATCCGGGAGCGGACGCCGTCACGCTCGAGCAGTCGGTGGCCACGCCGATCGAACAGCAGATGAACGGTGTCGACAACATGCTCTACATGTATTCGGTCAACGCCGGCAATGGACAGACGACACTCCGTGTGAATTTCGATGTGGCGACGAAGGCGAACGACGATCAAATTCTGGCACAGATGCGCTACTCGCAGGCCGAATCTCAGTTACCCCAAGAAGTGCGGAACTACGGCGTCACCGTGAAGAAAGCGACCACCAGCCCACTGGCTCTCTTTTCCCTCTATTCTCCCAACGAAACCTACGACAACATCTGGCTGGCCAACTATGCGTTCATCAACATCAACGATCCGATGTCGCGTGTGCCGGGCATCGGGCAAGTCACGATCTTCGGCGCCGGACAGTATGCGATGCGGTTCTGGGTAAGGCCTGACGTCCTGGCCAAGTTGGGGATCACGGTGCCCGAAATTCTGGATGCCGTGAAGAAACAGAACACCGTCAATCCCGCCGGACAGGTGGGGGCCGAGCCGATTCCGGCCGGCCAGGAATTCACCTACAGTGTGCGTGCGCAGGGGCGCTTGAGCACGCAAGAGGAATTCGAGTCCATCGTCGTGCGGGCCAACAACGATGGCTCCTTGGTACGGCTGAAGGATG is a genomic window containing:
- a CDS encoding efflux RND transporter periplasmic adaptor subunit, with the translated sequence MTPSHIRQLTFGVLIGTGLAGFVGCKEAVEPVAPPPLEVQVQKVEQEDVPIFFEWIGTTDGLVNAKIRAQVTGYLLKQHYREGATVKKGDLLFEIDPRKFQAALKQAAGELDRAQAQRIKAEYDVVRNEPLAQEGAISQKEFQDSVQTSRAAIASVESAAASLDQAKLNLEWTKVVAPIDGVVGVAKAQIGDLVNSSDELTSMSQLDPIRVYFPVSEQEYLRFSSLVQERYRAKEDPRQIRDDGRIEMVLSNGEVYPHKGWFFLADRQVDAKTGTIRIAALFPNSENVLRPGLYAKVRTALAVRKGALLVSQRAVSETQGRYQVAVVTPENNVEIRSVTVGERVGSQWIIAQGLAPGEQVIVDGLQKLKPGVPVHPVPFSDSSSVANLQSLPRSK
- a CDS encoding sigma 54-interacting transcriptional regulator — translated: MSERLPGAIIGSESAQYRALLEVTESIAVHHDLAGLFRDLVQRLPRIITCSSISMALHNPDRNTLQMHILEHVGPGPLAPGMEQPVEDVPGGWVLQHQEPLVCTNVDQETRFPKVMPMVRLAGIKSFCVVPLTTARRRLGAMGVGSKEEHHYEGAELDFLQQVAKQVAVAVENTLNFERAHQAEEDARRRFERERLMLEINNAVVSQLDLRELVRVISSSLCEALDINAVGLSLYEPESACFRVYYYDLPDTIPPMEAGATIPAEGSIGGLALTSGRPILINRASEAEAFPESKRRFYDHGFNAGGCVPLIMQGRKLGVLGLLSFREDAFPEESQQLLCQIADQIAIATENALNFERARQAEEEAQRRFERERLMLEINNAVVSQLDLGELLKSISACLHRVIPHDLAAFCIYDVATSQLRGHSLDFPSNQEFGGIGDPIPLEGTPEGMAFTSQKPVLIKKLSLVEFSAEVVKRGAAAGLQSGCAVPLLAHGRALGTLSVVSLSENAFSEQDAELLGNIGTQVAIAVENTLNFESAQAAKRQFMKERDRLRLLIDVANNLTSNLELRDLLQATVTGVRRVMQCDLVTVHLPNAERTQLQTYVMDFFDSRWTLPDNQWQPVQGTLEGKVFQSGTPMVAARLDSSEFPREAKILQDLGIVGGCIVPLLHRGQVLGNMGLGRKEEIAYTAEEVDFLMQFGTQVAIAIENAVAYGQIADLKDKLAQEKLYLEDEIRSDFEEIVGESVPIKQVLKQVGIVAPTDSTVLILGETGTGKELLARAIHDRSKRREGTFVKLNCAAIPTGLLESELFGHEKGAFTGAIATKVGRFELADGGTLFLDEVGDIPLELQSKLLRVLQEQEFERLGSTRTIKVKVRLLAATNRDLLEMVEQKQFRSDLYYRLNVFPIVSPALRERAGDIPLLVRYFTQRLSRQMEKRVERIPSDTMDALCRYRWPGNVRELENLIERAVILSQGNELTVPLGELKIAARESPSAVATLHEAERDHILRALQKSNWVIAGPSGAATLLGMKRSTLQSKMIKLGISRRP
- a CDS encoding TerB family tellurite resistance protein: MELKMPNHEQAYWGLRAMKTIAMADGVLNESERHMLSSVQQVIGTTYDIEGLTPITPRELAQALPDPQLRKQLVQGLIVVSLIDGKPDEAEVNLVEQFAQELEVSALEIKNLRHVLNREIVQLRLDLVRRFWLRPKINELWNKEGIKGLYKFVRGMMGTYENKELAARYQALEHYPTGSLGRLYYEYCRTNGFPLPGEKGGSPEQILFHDCAHILSGYGTAPEEEVQVACFSAGFQRREPWLFVFFVLLQFHVGIRMTPITTARTGMFDPLKAMIAIRRGAAMNIDLNNGWDYWPVMGEQVEELRRRYNILPIEAFMPAKQQMVGSAA
- a CDS encoding DUF3313 domain-containing protein, whose protein sequence is MVPTQMMLFGALAVLTTGCVSTMHARDVQQHGPVSEHQALLTDVKDDRAALKGYRNPVANWRAYDKILIEPVVISDDFVSTLNAEQRDDLKKLTESFYAKLRENLSKQYQITDTPTAGTMRYRVSITHAEQSWMTLAVLTKAVWQLQAANTLWAVTRGKPAFAGEVTAEFTITDAVTGELLEVGVDRRVGGQNLLDREVFNSWGDVKNSLNYWADSSAYRLCGTRGDANCAEPKAGWMDILHF